Proteins found in one Arthrobacter pascens genomic segment:
- a CDS encoding molybdopterin molybdotransferase MoeA, with protein MIAQEIATGGRGSEMSHTWHGARHPAPTWSEARQFAFDCATPLLPVCLPLASASGRTLTRDVAAVQNLPHYSSSAMDGWAVNGSGPWILSRQGRTLSRDEATTIATGGLVPRGAQSILRKESGQITRGPEGNLLLALDQHAKHGEPRPGQHIRHAGEEASAGEVLIPAGTLLNPAHLALAAMAGYDELQVQAQPVVAIVLTGSEVLTAGVPGPGQVRDTFGPQLGTVISILGGTPGNPLRIDDSYDEWITALGNSEALPGQQPDLTITTGGTGRSGTDHLRAAVAALGGRLLLDGVAMRPGHPAVLAELPDGRFVVGLPGNPLAAMMSFTTLVEPLLAALGNRPLNAVGHVTSGADVDPDPGRTRLIPCKFIHGLAFPTSRSGPGMMRGLAWADGVMAVPPEGVQSGEPVPVLPLPWTQSHETIVSANNRARSAAWHA; from the coding sequence ATGATCGCCCAGGAAATCGCTACCGGCGGTCGCGGTTCAGAAATGTCCCATACCTGGCACGGGGCCCGACACCCGGCCCCCACCTGGTCTGAAGCCCGCCAATTTGCCTTTGATTGCGCAACCCCGCTTCTGCCTGTGTGCCTCCCCTTAGCATCGGCATCCGGCCGCACACTGACCCGCGACGTCGCCGCAGTGCAGAACCTCCCCCATTACTCTTCCTCTGCCATGGACGGCTGGGCCGTCAACGGCAGCGGCCCATGGATCCTTTCCAGACAGGGACGCACCTTGTCGCGGGATGAAGCCACCACGATTGCCACCGGTGGACTGGTACCCCGCGGCGCCCAATCGATCCTCCGCAAAGAAAGCGGCCAGATCACTCGCGGCCCTGAGGGCAACCTCCTTCTGGCGCTCGACCAACACGCGAAGCACGGCGAACCACGACCCGGTCAGCACATCCGACATGCGGGCGAAGAAGCCTCGGCGGGTGAAGTGCTGATCCCGGCAGGCACACTACTGAACCCCGCCCACCTTGCCCTCGCTGCCATGGCTGGCTACGACGAACTGCAGGTCCAGGCCCAGCCAGTGGTCGCGATCGTACTTACTGGTTCCGAAGTGCTGACGGCCGGTGTTCCCGGGCCGGGGCAGGTCAGGGACACGTTCGGTCCGCAACTGGGCACGGTCATTTCAATCTTGGGGGGCACCCCCGGAAACCCCCTTAGAATTGACGACTCCTACGACGAATGGATCACGGCCCTCGGAAATTCTGAGGCGCTCCCTGGACAGCAACCGGACCTGACCATAACCACTGGCGGAACGGGCCGTTCCGGCACAGACCATCTCCGCGCTGCCGTGGCCGCGCTCGGCGGGCGGCTGCTGCTGGACGGCGTCGCCATGCGCCCCGGCCACCCCGCCGTCCTGGCCGAACTCCCAGATGGTCGCTTCGTCGTCGGACTTCCTGGCAACCCGCTGGCCGCCATGATGTCCTTCACCACGCTGGTTGAGCCGCTGCTGGCGGCACTCGGAAACAGGCCCTTGAACGCAGTTGGACACGTGACGTCCGGCGCCGACGTTGATCCGGACCCGGGCCGTACGCGTCTCATTCCCTGCAAGTTTATCCACGGGCTGGCATTCCCCACCTCACGTTCCGGGCCCGGCATGATGCGTGGTCTGGCCTGGGCCGACGGCGTCATGGCCGTTCCCCCGGAAGGCGTCCAGTCCGGTGAGCCGGTTCCTGTGCTCCCCCTCCCTTGGACGCAGTCACACGAGACCATCGTTTCCGCAAACAACCGAGCACGGAGCGCAGCATGGCACGCATGA
- a CDS encoding IclR family transcriptional regulator has product MANRNNPDFDKDADAQGGGVQSVDRALHILEILAREGDAGVSEIAEEMGVHKSTVSRLMGSLVGRDLVRQNNERGKYQLGFGILRLATSIPGRLSVVHEARDVLESLAAKYKETVNLAVLRSNYAVNVDQAMGPSTLATYDWVGSLTPLHATSSGKVLLAALTVDERDQLLKRVGLPARTPRTITNRTELETQLLDVSRQGYAVVHEEFEIGLTAVAVPIYNHLGNVIAAVSISGPAFRFTPEDHPGLMEGLREAGLTISAKMGYRRR; this is encoded by the coding sequence ATGGCCAATCGCAACAATCCGGACTTCGACAAGGACGCAGATGCACAAGGTGGAGGCGTCCAATCAGTGGACCGTGCACTCCACATCCTGGAGATCCTGGCCCGGGAGGGTGACGCCGGCGTCAGCGAAATTGCCGAGGAAATGGGCGTCCACAAGTCCACGGTTTCCAGGCTGATGGGGTCTTTGGTTGGTCGAGACCTAGTCCGCCAGAACAATGAACGAGGAAAGTATCAGCTGGGCTTTGGTATCCTCCGGCTGGCAACGTCCATTCCCGGCAGGCTGAGCGTAGTGCACGAGGCCAGGGACGTCCTGGAGAGCCTCGCAGCGAAATACAAGGAAACGGTGAACCTGGCCGTCCTGCGATCGAACTACGCAGTCAACGTGGATCAGGCCATGGGGCCCTCTACGCTAGCGACCTACGACTGGGTGGGCAGCCTGACGCCACTGCATGCCACATCCAGCGGCAAAGTGCTGCTGGCAGCCCTCACGGTTGACGAAAGGGATCAGCTGCTCAAGAGAGTTGGGCTCCCTGCACGTACGCCCCGCACGATAACGAACCGGACGGAACTGGAGACTCAGCTGCTGGACGTCTCCCGGCAGGGCTACGCGGTGGTCCACGAGGAGTTCGAAATCGGCCTGACAGCCGTCGCAGTTCCCATCTATAACCACCTGGGGAATGTCATCGCCGCGGTAAGTATTTCCGGTCCTGCGTTCCGGTTCACTCCGGAAGACCATCCCGGACTCATGGAAGGCCTCCGCGAAGCGGGCCTGACCATCAGCGCGAAGATGGGCTACAGACGCCGATAA
- a CDS encoding SRPBCC family protein, producing MNKQDFDACERCQPAMGSKIYAKGGVLVPSEHHIGAFHDWVKEKWATSSLLPNAGPTAADKRGPAAGLIGVCSPSSR from the coding sequence GTGAACAAGCAGGACTTCGACGCCTGCGAGCGTTGCCAGCCGGCCATGGGATCGAAGATCTACGCCAAGGGAGGCGTGCTGGTCCCCAGCGAGCACCACATCGGCGCCTTCCACGACTGGGTCAAGGAAAAGTGGGCGACGTCGTCCCTGCTTCCTAACGCCGGCCCAACTGCCGCCGATAAGCGCGGCCCCGCTGCCGGGCTTATCGGCGTCTGTAGCCCATCTTCGCGCTGA
- a CDS encoding FdhF/YdeP family oxidoreductase translates to MASKAPKQNIDESKLTLTKPKTKAVGIPAVTNALKISLEQMGPLRSIQTLMAVNQVDGFDCMGCAWPEHEKRNAAEFCENGAKAVAEEATRRRVTPEFFAEHSIADLKTRDDYWLGQQGRLTHPMLLDEGATHYKPIAWDEAYELVSQEIKDMDHPDQAVFYTSGRTSNEAAFLYQLLVRGIGTNNLPDCSNMCHESSGSALVETIGIGKGSVSLTDLETASLIFVAGQNPGTNHPRMLSALEKAKKNGAVIISVNPLPEAGLLRFENPQNISGMVVGTQLTDDFLQIRAGGDQALFQGLGKYLLEAEAQGRKTPGLPTVLDHEFIRDHTVGIDDYLRYLEKAEWDDIVEATGLTLEQIKSTGERLLASSATIVCWAMGLTQHKHSVPTLRDVVNVLLLQGNIGKPGAGVCPVRGHSNVQGDRTMGIFEKMPENFHDRLDHEFQFLSPRPHGFDTVAAIRAMRDGKVRVFIGMGGNFVRAAPDSEVTEQALANTRLTVQISTKLNHSHVSTGRRALILPTLGRTEKDTQRTGDQRVTVEDSMSAVHASRGRLKPASEHLQSEVAIVCNLAHKLFTGRDNLPLPKTPKADWLAMRDDYSIIRKHIEAVLSGFENFEERIQNPGGFVLPHPPRDARKFDTASGKAHFTGNELEFIRVPAGRLVLQTLRSHDQYNTTIYGKDDRYRGIHGGRRVVLVNEADIVGLGFRDGDMVHLISEFQGTERRAENFRIVSYSTPKGCAAAYYPETNVLVPLDSVADTSGTPTSKSVIVRLERAEL, encoded by the coding sequence ATGGCTTCAAAAGCACCCAAACAGAATATCGACGAGTCAAAACTGACTCTCACCAAACCCAAGACCAAAGCCGTCGGCATCCCCGCGGTCACGAACGCACTGAAGATCTCCCTTGAGCAGATGGGCCCGCTGCGCAGCATCCAGACGCTCATGGCAGTCAACCAGGTTGACGGCTTTGACTGTATGGGCTGTGCCTGGCCTGAACACGAAAAGCGCAATGCTGCGGAATTCTGCGAGAACGGTGCCAAGGCAGTCGCCGAGGAGGCCACCCGCCGTCGAGTCACCCCCGAATTCTTCGCCGAGCACTCCATCGCGGACCTTAAGACGCGTGACGACTACTGGTTGGGACAGCAGGGCCGGCTGACGCACCCGATGCTCCTTGACGAGGGGGCAACCCACTACAAACCCATCGCATGGGACGAAGCCTATGAGTTGGTCTCCCAGGAGATCAAAGACATGGATCATCCTGACCAAGCGGTCTTCTATACCTCCGGGCGGACCTCGAATGAAGCAGCCTTCCTGTACCAGCTCCTCGTGCGGGGTATCGGGACGAACAACCTCCCCGATTGCTCCAACATGTGCCACGAGTCCTCGGGCTCGGCCCTCGTCGAAACCATCGGCATCGGCAAAGGCTCCGTCAGCCTCACGGACTTGGAGACGGCGTCGCTGATTTTCGTGGCGGGTCAAAATCCCGGCACCAACCACCCGCGCATGCTCAGCGCGCTGGAGAAGGCGAAGAAGAACGGCGCCGTGATCATCTCCGTGAATCCACTTCCTGAGGCCGGGCTCCTTCGATTCGAGAATCCGCAGAACATTTCCGGCATGGTGGTGGGCACCCAACTGACCGACGACTTCCTCCAAATTCGCGCCGGAGGCGATCAGGCCCTCTTCCAGGGGCTTGGCAAATACCTTCTCGAAGCCGAAGCCCAAGGGCGCAAGACCCCCGGCCTGCCCACCGTGCTGGACCATGAATTCATCAGGGACCACACCGTTGGCATCGACGATTACCTGCGGTACCTCGAAAAGGCGGAATGGGACGACATCGTCGAAGCCACCGGACTGACACTGGAACAGATCAAGTCCACTGGCGAGCGTCTCCTGGCCTCGAGCGCCACTATCGTCTGCTGGGCCATGGGCCTGACCCAGCACAAGCACTCGGTACCCACCCTCCGCGACGTGGTCAACGTCCTGCTTCTCCAAGGCAACATCGGCAAGCCCGGTGCCGGCGTCTGCCCCGTCCGCGGCCACTCCAACGTCCAGGGTGACCGTACCATGGGCATCTTCGAGAAGATGCCGGAGAACTTCCACGACCGGCTTGACCACGAATTCCAGTTCCTCTCCCCCCGGCCGCACGGCTTCGACACCGTGGCCGCCATTCGCGCCATGCGGGACGGCAAGGTCCGCGTCTTCATTGGCATGGGCGGCAATTTCGTGCGGGCGGCCCCGGATTCCGAGGTCACGGAACAGGCTCTGGCCAACACCCGTCTGACGGTGCAGATCTCCACGAAACTGAACCATTCCCACGTATCGACGGGTCGTCGTGCGCTGATTCTTCCGACGCTCGGACGTACGGAGAAGGACACCCAGCGCACAGGCGACCAGAGAGTTACCGTGGAGGATTCCATGAGTGCGGTTCATGCCTCCCGCGGACGCCTTAAGCCCGCCAGCGAGCACCTGCAGTCCGAGGTGGCCATTGTCTGCAACCTCGCCCACAAACTCTTCACCGGCAGGGACAACCTCCCGCTGCCCAAAACCCCCAAGGCCGACTGGCTCGCCATGAGGGACGACTACTCCATCATCAGGAAACACATCGAGGCGGTCCTCAGCGGCTTCGAAAATTTCGAGGAACGGATCCAGAACCCCGGAGGTTTCGTCCTTCCCCACCCACCCCGGGACGCCAGGAAGTTCGATACCGCTTCGGGCAAGGCCCACTTCACAGGCAACGAACTGGAATTTATCAGGGTCCCGGCGGGACGACTCGTCCTTCAGACCCTGCGCTCCCATGACCAGTACAACACCACCATCTATGGCAAGGACGATCGTTACCGCGGCATCCATGGTGGGCGGCGCGTAGTCCTGGTCAACGAGGCCGACATTGTTGGGCTCGGCTTCAGGGATGGAGACATGGTTCACCTCATTTCAGAATTCCAGGGCACTGAGAGGCGGGCCGAAAACTTCCGCATCGTTTCGTACTCGACGCCCAAGGGCTGCGCGGCGGCCTACTACCCGGAAACCAATGTGCTGGTGCCGCTTGATTCGGTAGCCGACACCAGCGGTACGCCGACCTCCAAGTCCGTCATCGTGCGGCTGGAACGGGCCGAACTGTGA
- the fdhA gene encoding formaldehyde dehydrogenase, glutathione-independent, with protein sequence MSGNRAVAYKEPGVVEIINTDYPTFELKDGPGVNPANIGRKVPHGVVLRTVTTNICGSDQHMVRGRTTAPQNLVLGHEITGEVIEVGPDVEFIKVGDIVSVPFNISCGRCRNCKERKTGICLNVNPDRPGSAYGYVDMGGWVGGQAEYVLVPYADWNLLKFPDRDQALEKIMDLTMLSDIFPTGFHGAVTAGVGVGSTVYVAGAGPVGLAAAVGAQLLGAAVVIVADMNEDRLAQARSFGCETVNVSKGDPKDQIEQILGVPEVDCGVDAVGFEARGHGKDASHEAPATVLNSLMDITAAGGALGIPGLYVTGDPGGIDEAAQHGSLSLSLGTGWAKSLSFTTGQCPVMKYNRQLMMAILHDKVQIAKAVNAKAISLEDAPRGYAEFDAGAATKFVLNPNGYVKA encoded by the coding sequence ATGTCAGGAAACAGAGCAGTCGCCTACAAGGAACCCGGTGTCGTCGAGATCATCAATACCGACTACCCGACGTTCGAGCTCAAGGATGGACCCGGCGTCAATCCAGCCAACATTGGCCGGAAGGTGCCACACGGTGTAGTCCTCCGCACTGTGACGACCAACATCTGCGGCTCGGACCAGCACATGGTGCGCGGCCGCACCACGGCCCCCCAAAACCTGGTCCTGGGCCACGAAATCACCGGCGAGGTGATTGAAGTTGGTCCCGACGTGGAATTCATCAAGGTCGGCGACATCGTTTCGGTGCCGTTCAACATCTCCTGTGGCCGATGCCGGAACTGCAAGGAACGCAAGACCGGTATCTGCCTGAACGTCAACCCCGACCGGCCCGGCAGCGCCTACGGCTACGTAGACATGGGCGGCTGGGTCGGCGGACAGGCAGAATACGTGCTGGTCCCCTACGCGGACTGGAACCTGCTGAAGTTCCCGGATCGGGACCAGGCCCTGGAGAAGATCATGGACCTGACCATGCTCTCGGACATCTTCCCCACCGGATTCCACGGAGCAGTTACGGCGGGAGTGGGCGTCGGATCCACCGTTTACGTCGCTGGCGCCGGCCCCGTTGGCCTGGCTGCCGCCGTCGGTGCCCAACTGCTTGGCGCCGCCGTCGTGATTGTCGCCGATATGAACGAGGACCGCCTGGCACAGGCCCGGTCCTTCGGATGCGAAACGGTGAATGTCTCCAAAGGTGACCCCAAGGACCAGATTGAGCAGATCCTTGGGGTGCCGGAAGTTGATTGCGGCGTGGACGCCGTCGGCTTCGAAGCCCGCGGACACGGCAAAGACGCCTCGCACGAAGCCCCGGCCACCGTGCTGAACTCCCTCATGGACATCACCGCCGCTGGCGGTGCCCTGGGCATCCCAGGTCTGTACGTGACGGGTGACCCAGGCGGAATCGACGAGGCAGCCCAGCACGGATCCCTCTCGCTGTCGCTGGGCACTGGATGGGCAAAGTCCTTGTCCTTCACCACCGGCCAGTGCCCGGTGATGAAGTACAACCGCCAGCTGATGATGGCGATCCTGCACGACAAGGTTCAGATCGCCAAGGCCGTCAACGCCAAGGCAATCTCGCTCGAAGATGCCCCGCGCGGCTATGCGGAATTCGACGCCGGCGCAGCAACCAAGTTCGTTCTGAACCCGAACGGATACGTCAAGGCCTAG